The following proteins come from a genomic window of Coffea arabica cultivar ET-39 chromosome 11c, Coffea Arabica ET-39 HiFi, whole genome shotgun sequence:
- the LOC113719374 gene encoding putative late blight resistance protein homolog R1B-12 isoform X1: MACHTDVKLSDLLQEVKPSSSDLMEMFIQLLKASLPMGPGTAKTDAITSFVNFLLENTVESLKDRISSIHEELICLMKFLMVLPDESTRDLERISSDIRAAATDAASFQVNEVTEEQVAEMSLVLSRPLHRMKLIKAEIILMQLLDSQEVFMVSMKDKYTALHEGLKFLRTVPIYLPEEKEEDGKLFSKHVEALGTEVISFIYSIHENNLMQDPVMEMNLSLHILLLKIKLVKAGLSLMRLHNHEANLVSCVKDHEIKSLHEGMEFLRTCLMDTIDAEANSEDWELFVLHLDSVVSESSSLISSSGGSGMTEDMASELDFSIFRLLLKIKLIKAEVILMKLNKIPKLGLIVHMNDEVKTLQEGVRLLRTFLVNPPVEEMDQLTSAKCEATANEAASLIFSLREHVTKEEMGTEMSCLLSEFADKIELFKAEIQETCLQVLFSDCCETSGTIGIFDLLDNIKDKANSVVFVKHHIETLLGELQFLESFLMDTAEHYIWHRELKDLWACITDVASETKYITDLLLVRDNALCYFMLWFPLAMEDLKIIKAKIMEIYDEKRYGIGADSDATADPRRIDDVVVGLEDETHRIIDRLTRGTMRMDIISIVGMGGIGKTTLAQRAYNHPAVVQHFQIRAWCIESVEYQRREILLDILRDVTVVTNRIYDMRDDDLAGVLYNCLKQKRYLIVLDDIWDTKTLDDLRRSFPDDDSGSRIMLTSRIAELAAEADPMARIHFHRFLTIDESWFLFLKKKFETETFDSSLMEVGQRIVEQCRGLPLAIVIMAGVLANTKMECSCWAEVAQSLSSRTRFVSLLPVLRVAYDSLPDHLKLCFHYIGEFPDRKEIPAPKLFRLWIKNGLIKQTESKSLEDVAEECLLDLISRNLVTISRRRYNGRVRACRVHDIVLDLCMSVKQQNGWKASTRAVAFSAGYPVVDREQACHELTYQFEWCLNFPCFDLID; encoded by the exons ATGGCTTGTCATACGGATGTTAAGCTTTCTGATTTACTTCAGGAGGTTAAGCCCTCTAGTTCAGATTTGATGGAGATGTTCATTCAACTTCTGAAAGCTTCGTTGCCAATGGGACCAGGAACGGCAAAAACAGATGCAATCACAAGCTTTGTCAACTTTCTCCTGGAAAACACGGTAGAATCCCTCAAAGATCGAATCAGTTCCATTCATGAGGAGCTAATATGCCTCATGAAATTTCTAATGGTTCTACCAGATGAGTCGACTAGAGATTTGGAAAGGATCTCATCAGATATCAGAGCAGCCGCTACGGATGCTGCATCATTTCAGGTCAACGAAGTGACAGAAGAGCAAGTCGCTGAAATGAGTCTTGTTCTGTCAAGGCCTCTTCACAGGATGAAGCTGATCAAAGCGGAGATCATTCTGATGCAGCTGCTAGACTCTCAAGAAGTTTTTATGGTGTCAATGAAGGATAAATACACAGCCCTCCATGAAGGGTTGAAATTCCTAAGAACTGTTCCAATTTACCTGCCTGAGGAGAAAGAAGAGGATGGCAAACTATTCTCCAAACATGTTGAAGCACTGGGAACCGAGGTGATATCTTTCATATATTCAATTCATGAAAACAATTTAATGCAAGATCCCGTGATGGAAATGAATCTTTCACTTCATATATTGCTGCTTAAGATTAAGCTGGTTAAGGCGGGTCTATCCTTAATGAGGCTACATAATCATGAAGCTAATCTGGTATCCTGTGTTAAGGATCATGAAATTAAAAGCCTTCATGAGGGGATGGAGTTCTTGAGAACTTGTCTCATGGACACCATAGATGCTGAGGCTAATTCAGAGGACTGGGAATTGTTTGTGCTGCATCTTGACTCTGTTGTTAGCGAGTCATCATCACTTATTTCGTCATCTGGTGGCAGTGGAATGACAGAAGACATGGCCAGTGAATtggatttttccattttcagaTTGCTTCTGAAAATTAAGTTGATCAAGGCAGAGGTTATATTGATGAAGCTTAATAAAATTCCCAAGTTAGGCTTGATAGTTCACATGAATGATGAAGTTAAAACCCTCCAGGAAGGGGTCAGATTGCTCAGAACCTTCCTCGTGAATCCTCCCGTGGAAGAAATGGATCAACTGACGTCGGCAAAGTGTGAAGCTACAGCCAATGAGGCGGCATCTCTAATTTTTTCCCTTCGTGAGCATGTAACCAAAGAGGAAATGGGCACTGAAATGAGTTGTTTGCTTTCTGAGTTTGCAGATAAGATTGAGCTTTTCAAAGCAGAGATCCAAGAAACTTGCCTTCAAGTTCTATTCTCAGATTGCTGTGAAACGTCTGGAACTATAGGAATATTTGACCTCTTGGACAATATAAAGGACAAAGCTAATTCTGTTGTCTTCGTGAAACATCACATTGAAACGCTACTCGGGGAGCTCCAGTTCCTCGAATCCTTCCTCATGGATACTGCAGAGCACTATATTTGGCATCGAGAATTGAAAGATCTTTGGGCATGTATTACAGATGTTGCATCCGAGACGAAGTATATCACTGATTTACTTCTTGTAAGAGATAATGCTCTTTGCTACTTTATGCTGTGGTTTCCTTTAGCAATGGAAGACCTCAAAATCATTAAAGCAAAGATCATGGAAATATACGACGAGAAAAGGTATGGCATTGGTGCCGACAGTGATGCCACAGCTGATCCACGGAGAATTGATGACGTTGTGGTTGGGCTTGAAGATGAAACACACAGAATTATTGATCGACTAACAAGAGGAACAATGAGGATGGATATCATTTCAATTGTCGGCATGGGTGGGATTGGTAAGACAACTCTCGCCCAAAGAGCTTATAACCATCCTGCAGTTGTTCAGCACTTCCAGATCCGTGCGTGGTGTATTGAGTCCGTAGAATATCAAAGACGAGAGATCTTACTTGATATATTGCGTGATGTTACGGTTgttactaatagaatttatgaCATGCGGGATGATGATTTAGCAGGAGTTCTGTACAATTGTTTGAAGCAAAAGAGATACCTCATTGTTTTGGATGACATATGGGACACCAAAACCTTGGATGATTTAAGAAGATCATTTCCAGATGATGATTCGGGAAGTAGAATTATGTTGACCAGCCGAATTGCGGAACTGGCTGCAGAAGCTGATCCGATGGCACGCATCCACTTTCATCGTTTTCTAACCATTGATGAATCTTGGTTCTTATTCCTAAAAAAGAAATTCGAGACTGAAACTTTCGATTCGTCATTGATGGAAGTAGGACAGCGGATTGTGGAACAATGCAGAGGACTTCCTCTTGCAATTGTTATAATGGCTGGTGTCCTTGCAAACACAAAAATGGAATGTTCCTGTTGGGCAGAAGTGGCACAGAGTTTGTCCTCAAGGACTCGTTTTGTATCGCTCCTTCCTGTGCTACGAGTTGCTTATGACAGCTTACCAGATCACTTGAAGCTCTGCTTTCATTATATTGGAGAATTCCCAGATAGGAAAGAAATTCCTGCTCCAAAATTGTTCCGACTATGGATAAAAAATGGATTGATAAAACAAACTGAGTCAAAATCATTGGAGGATGTTGCAGAGGAATGCTTGTTGGATCTAATATCCAGAAACTTGGTAACTATATCAAGAAGACGATACAATGGCAGGGTCAGAGCATGTCGTGTTCATGATATCGTGCTAGACCTATGCATGTCAGTGAAGCAGCAAAATG GTTGGAAAGCATCAACACGAGCAGTTGCCTTTTCTGCTGGATATCCTGTTGTCGATAGGGAACAGGCATGCCATGAGCTAACATATCAATTTGAATGGTGTTTGAACTTCCCATGTTTTGATTTGATTGATTGA
- the LOC113719374 gene encoding putative late blight resistance protein homolog R1B-12 isoform X2 translates to MACHTDVKLSDLLQEVKPSSSDLMEMFIQLLKASLPMGPGTAKTDAITSFVNFLLENTVESLKDRISSIHEELICLMKFLMVLPDESTRDLERISSDIRAAATDAASFQVNEVTEEQVAEMSLVLSRPLHRMKLIKAEIILMQLLDSQEVFMVSMKDKYTALHEGLKFLRTVPIYLPEEKEEDGKLFSKHVEALGTEVISFIYSIHENNLMQDPVMEMNLSLHILLLKIKLVKAGLSLMRLHNHEANLVSCVKDHEIKSLHEGMEFLRTCLMDTIDAEANSEDWELFVLHLDSVVSESSSLISSSGGSGMTEDMASELDFSIFRLLLKIKLIKAEVILMKLNKIPKLGLIVHMNDEVKTLQEGVRLLRTFLVNPPVEEMDQLTSAKCEATANEAASLIFSLREHVTKEEMGTEMSCLLSEFADKIELFKAEIQETCLQVLFSDCCETSGTIGIFDLLDNIKDKANSVVFVKHHIETLLGELQFLESFLMDTAEHYIWHRELKDLWACITDVASETKYITDLLLVRDNALCYFMLWFPLAMEDLKIIKAKIMEIYDEKRYGIGADSDATADPRRIDDVVVGLEDETHRIIDRLTRGTMRMDIISIVGMGGIGKTTLAQRAYNHPAVVQHFQIRAWCIESVEYQRREILLDILRDVTVVTNRIYDMRDDDLAGVLYNCLKQKRYLIVLDDIWDTKTLDDLRRSFPDDDSGSRIMLTSRIAELAAEADPMARIHFHRFLTIDESWFLFLKKKFETETFDSSLMEVGQRIVEQCRGLPLAIVIMAGVLANTKMECSCWAEVAQSLSSRTRFVSLLPVLRVAYDSLPDHLKLCFHYIGEFPDRKEIPAPKLFRLWIKNGLIKQTESKSLEDVAEECLLDLISRNLVTISRRRYNGRVRACRVHDIVLDLCMSVKQQNESWYKIW, encoded by the exons ATGGCTTGTCATACGGATGTTAAGCTTTCTGATTTACTTCAGGAGGTTAAGCCCTCTAGTTCAGATTTGATGGAGATGTTCATTCAACTTCTGAAAGCTTCGTTGCCAATGGGACCAGGAACGGCAAAAACAGATGCAATCACAAGCTTTGTCAACTTTCTCCTGGAAAACACGGTAGAATCCCTCAAAGATCGAATCAGTTCCATTCATGAGGAGCTAATATGCCTCATGAAATTTCTAATGGTTCTACCAGATGAGTCGACTAGAGATTTGGAAAGGATCTCATCAGATATCAGAGCAGCCGCTACGGATGCTGCATCATTTCAGGTCAACGAAGTGACAGAAGAGCAAGTCGCTGAAATGAGTCTTGTTCTGTCAAGGCCTCTTCACAGGATGAAGCTGATCAAAGCGGAGATCATTCTGATGCAGCTGCTAGACTCTCAAGAAGTTTTTATGGTGTCAATGAAGGATAAATACACAGCCCTCCATGAAGGGTTGAAATTCCTAAGAACTGTTCCAATTTACCTGCCTGAGGAGAAAGAAGAGGATGGCAAACTATTCTCCAAACATGTTGAAGCACTGGGAACCGAGGTGATATCTTTCATATATTCAATTCATGAAAACAATTTAATGCAAGATCCCGTGATGGAAATGAATCTTTCACTTCATATATTGCTGCTTAAGATTAAGCTGGTTAAGGCGGGTCTATCCTTAATGAGGCTACATAATCATGAAGCTAATCTGGTATCCTGTGTTAAGGATCATGAAATTAAAAGCCTTCATGAGGGGATGGAGTTCTTGAGAACTTGTCTCATGGACACCATAGATGCTGAGGCTAATTCAGAGGACTGGGAATTGTTTGTGCTGCATCTTGACTCTGTTGTTAGCGAGTCATCATCACTTATTTCGTCATCTGGTGGCAGTGGAATGACAGAAGACATGGCCAGTGAATtggatttttccattttcagaTTGCTTCTGAAAATTAAGTTGATCAAGGCAGAGGTTATATTGATGAAGCTTAATAAAATTCCCAAGTTAGGCTTGATAGTTCACATGAATGATGAAGTTAAAACCCTCCAGGAAGGGGTCAGATTGCTCAGAACCTTCCTCGTGAATCCTCCCGTGGAAGAAATGGATCAACTGACGTCGGCAAAGTGTGAAGCTACAGCCAATGAGGCGGCATCTCTAATTTTTTCCCTTCGTGAGCATGTAACCAAAGAGGAAATGGGCACTGAAATGAGTTGTTTGCTTTCTGAGTTTGCAGATAAGATTGAGCTTTTCAAAGCAGAGATCCAAGAAACTTGCCTTCAAGTTCTATTCTCAGATTGCTGTGAAACGTCTGGAACTATAGGAATATTTGACCTCTTGGACAATATAAAGGACAAAGCTAATTCTGTTGTCTTCGTGAAACATCACATTGAAACGCTACTCGGGGAGCTCCAGTTCCTCGAATCCTTCCTCATGGATACTGCAGAGCACTATATTTGGCATCGAGAATTGAAAGATCTTTGGGCATGTATTACAGATGTTGCATCCGAGACGAAGTATATCACTGATTTACTTCTTGTAAGAGATAATGCTCTTTGCTACTTTATGCTGTGGTTTCCTTTAGCAATGGAAGACCTCAAAATCATTAAAGCAAAGATCATGGAAATATACGACGAGAAAAGGTATGGCATTGGTGCCGACAGTGATGCCACAGCTGATCCACGGAGAATTGATGACGTTGTGGTTGGGCTTGAAGATGAAACACACAGAATTATTGATCGACTAACAAGAGGAACAATGAGGATGGATATCATTTCAATTGTCGGCATGGGTGGGATTGGTAAGACAACTCTCGCCCAAAGAGCTTATAACCATCCTGCAGTTGTTCAGCACTTCCAGATCCGTGCGTGGTGTATTGAGTCCGTAGAATATCAAAGACGAGAGATCTTACTTGATATATTGCGTGATGTTACGGTTgttactaatagaatttatgaCATGCGGGATGATGATTTAGCAGGAGTTCTGTACAATTGTTTGAAGCAAAAGAGATACCTCATTGTTTTGGATGACATATGGGACACCAAAACCTTGGATGATTTAAGAAGATCATTTCCAGATGATGATTCGGGAAGTAGAATTATGTTGACCAGCCGAATTGCGGAACTGGCTGCAGAAGCTGATCCGATGGCACGCATCCACTTTCATCGTTTTCTAACCATTGATGAATCTTGGTTCTTATTCCTAAAAAAGAAATTCGAGACTGAAACTTTCGATTCGTCATTGATGGAAGTAGGACAGCGGATTGTGGAACAATGCAGAGGACTTCCTCTTGCAATTGTTATAATGGCTGGTGTCCTTGCAAACACAAAAATGGAATGTTCCTGTTGGGCAGAAGTGGCACAGAGTTTGTCCTCAAGGACTCGTTTTGTATCGCTCCTTCCTGTGCTACGAGTTGCTTATGACAGCTTACCAGATCACTTGAAGCTCTGCTTTCATTATATTGGAGAATTCCCAGATAGGAAAGAAATTCCTGCTCCAAAATTGTTCCGACTATGGATAAAAAATGGATTGATAAAACAAACTGAGTCAAAATCATTGGAGGATGTTGCAGAGGAATGCTTGTTGGATCTAATATCCAGAAACTTGGTAACTATATCAAGAAGACGATACAATGGCAGGGTCAGAGCATGTCGTGTTCATGATATCGTGCTAGACCTATGCATGTCAGTGAAGCAGCAAAATG AGAGTTGGTATAAAATATGGTAA